One region of Epilithonimonas zeae genomic DNA includes:
- a CDS encoding S8 family peptidase → MKRILFSISFIFSFYFSNAQDLKLKNEFTQQRLNDESKLDSYFSKSTSRYSQKQRDSLKQNLAGFAGKIPLFYTMEETRANATANMDELQSGTVSGITSPVTGSGIKITVFDAGLVTANHEQFTTGRAINNENPALQDPPSSGGTTVAISSHTNNVNSVLIANGSGTGNAAGFPKSYAKGVLPLGTTDNYMFAFTKPLGNQYEKLATLPNLNISNHSYGVNVGWQLSGGAYYWVGAYGLNAQDTYSGAYAERDYNFDKIVYTQPNQIIVKSTGNYYGVGPLANSAKYKFDDATQSWIPFAANDVIPPANCSQGYNCIGYGSLAKNIITVGAVNQLTTQGNKYTTATDVVKGSFSSAGPRKDGAVKPDLTAVGVDMFMANSGTSNYTVTFGTSFAAPMVSGIAGALTQIERNISGNSSFIFNVDEMKALLTHTANEAGRPGPDVWYGWGLVDAKKAAQVLVNRLDEDAYLEKQTLTSGQPFTKQIKATGTEPLKVSISWVDPAITPFTSDTDLQNNHTSRIVNDLDLRVVEVGTGTIYYPWRLDINDPNANATKGDNTVDNVEQIVIDNPTTNGIYRIEVNNKNALVNQEGNTATQNFALVATGTKKITLAANDSSKQEVKIYPTKTKDIINVNAPNDIERIALFDMNGKLILENTKTSKVQAISLNKFTSGVYIITVKTKSGTISKKIIKE, encoded by the coding sequence ATGAAAAGAATTTTATTCAGTATAAGTTTTATATTTTCATTTTATTTTTCTAATGCTCAGGATCTTAAGTTGAAGAATGAGTTCACTCAGCAAAGATTAAACGATGAAAGTAAATTAGATTCTTATTTCTCAAAATCAACATCCAGATATTCTCAAAAGCAGAGGGATAGTCTTAAACAGAATTTAGCTGGGTTTGCTGGGAAAATTCCATTGTTTTATACTATGGAAGAAACCAGAGCAAATGCCACTGCAAATATGGATGAGCTCCAGTCAGGAACGGTTTCCGGAATCACATCACCTGTTACAGGGAGTGGAATTAAAATTACAGTTTTTGATGCGGGACTTGTTACGGCAAATCATGAGCAGTTCACAACGGGTCGTGCAATTAATAATGAAAATCCAGCTCTGCAAGATCCACCCTCAAGCGGAGGAACAACAGTTGCAATTAGTAGTCATACCAATAATGTTAATAGTGTTTTAATTGCCAATGGTTCTGGTACTGGTAATGCTGCAGGATTTCCAAAATCTTATGCAAAAGGTGTTCTACCATTAGGAACGACCGATAATTATATGTTTGCATTCACCAAACCTCTGGGAAACCAGTATGAAAAATTGGCCACTTTGCCAAATCTTAACATTTCCAATCATTCTTATGGTGTCAATGTGGGATGGCAGCTTTCTGGTGGAGCCTACTACTGGGTTGGTGCTTATGGACTGAATGCACAAGACACCTACTCGGGAGCTTATGCTGAAAGAGATTATAATTTTGATAAAATAGTATACACCCAGCCGAATCAGATTATTGTTAAATCAACAGGTAATTATTACGGTGTGGGACCGCTTGCGAACTCTGCAAAGTATAAGTTTGATGATGCTACACAAAGTTGGATTCCTTTTGCTGCCAATGATGTGATCCCTCCCGCTAATTGTAGTCAAGGTTATAATTGTATAGGATATGGGTCTCTGGCAAAGAATATCATTACAGTTGGAGCAGTGAATCAATTAACAACACAAGGAAATAAATATACCACTGCGACAGATGTTGTGAAAGGAAGTTTCAGTAGTGCAGGACCAAGAAAAGACGGTGCAGTGAAACCCGATTTGACTGCAGTTGGGGTTGATATGTTTATGGCTAACTCTGGAACATCCAATTATACTGTTACTTTCGGAACTTCATTTGCCGCTCCAATGGTCTCGGGGATTGCTGGTGCACTGACTCAAATCGAAAGAAATATTTCTGGAAACAGCAGTTTTATTTTCAATGTTGATGAGATGAAAGCATTATTAACGCATACAGCGAATGAAGCGGGAAGACCGGGACCAGATGTTTGGTATGGTTGGGGTTTGGTAGATGCAAAAAAAGCAGCTCAGGTTTTAGTTAATAGACTGGATGAAGATGCTTACTTGGAAAAACAGACTTTAACATCAGGGCAACCTTTTACAAAACAAATCAAAGCAACTGGAACCGAACCTTTGAAGGTGAGTATCTCTTGGGTTGATCCTGCAATTACACCTTTTACCAGCGATACAGATCTTCAAAATAATCATACTTCCAGAATTGTAAATGATCTTGATCTTAGAGTGGTAGAAGTTGGTACTGGAACAATTTATTATCCTTGGAGACTTGATATTAATGACCCTAATGCGAATGCGACAAAAGGCGATAATACAGTAGATAATGTAGAACAAATTGTGATTGATAATCCAACAACAAATGGAATCTACAGAATTGAGGTTAATAATAAAAACGCTCTTGTGAATCAAGAAGGAAATACAGCAACTCAAAATTTTGCTTTGGTAGCTACAGGAACTAAGAAAATAACTTTGGCGGCCAATGATTCGAGTAAGCAAGAAGTTAAAATTTATCCTACAAAAACAAAAGATATAATCAATGTTAATGCGCCTAATGATATCGAGAGAATTGCTCTTTTTGATATGAACGGGAAACTGATTCTTGAAAATACAAAGACTTCAAAAGTTCAAGCTATCAGTCTAAATAAATTCACAAGCGGTGTTTACATCATTACTGTGAAAACAAAATCAGGAACCATATCTAAGAAAATTATTAAAGAGTAA
- the dnaE gene encoding DNA polymerase III subunit alpha produces the protein MYLVFDTETTGLPKNFNAPLSDSDNWPRMVQIAWQIHDDNGNLIENQDYIIKPEGYDIPFNAARIHGITTKIANEEGRDLQEILEEFSKALENVRVVSGHNVEFDYNIVGAEFFRKNIKDNLQEKPKADTMILGTDYCKLEGGRGGRYKSPKLEELYEKLYGHKFDEAHNAAADVNATAQVFFEMMRIGVIPTEVLKISEAQLKEFQTLNPNPIKPFGIVIRRQVASFNNKKKQADIANIDEIDLGNYFNFDNHTVFSTLTATTSINDLIKKAQDDNFSAVGIVDIGNMMGAFKFVTAVEGANSAVSKKHKEYLAKKAEAEEKGEEFNEEEPDSSQLIPIVGSEFYISDRYEQKQFTKDDPDRRTQVVLLAKDFNGYKNLVKLSSIGFQKGFYFGVPRISRELIAQYKEGLIALTSGINGDIPSTILNIGEQKGEELFQWWKEEFGEDFYVQIQNHNLPEEEHLNEVLLQFADKYNVKILAQNETYYTNKSDANIQDILGCIKDGEKLSTPIGKGFGKRKGLTTDEYYIKNSEELKAAFLAYPDAFEAYDEFLAKFKPYTLKRDVLLPKFDIPAEFVNPEDDVDGGKRGEMAYLTYLTYEGANRRYKETGITPEIKERLDFELEVIANTGYPGYFLIVQDFCNEARKMGVWVGPGRGSAAGSAVAYCIGITNVDPIKYDLLFERFLNPERVSMPDIDIDFDDEGRDKIIKWVVEKYGQEQVAQIITYSVLGGKSAIKDAGRVLDVSIPETNMIAKLIPPSPGMNIAKALTKYDKLKPEDQQLVDEMKAILSDQNDSRFSVLDSAKKMEGCIRNTGIHACGVIITPEPVSNLVPITIAAKDAEILVSQFDNSVAEDAGLLKMDFLGLRTLTIIKDAVKLVKERHGIDIDPDEIPLDDAKTYQLFKDGRTIGIFQYESPGMQKYMRELKPTVFADLIAMNALYRPGPIKYIPNFINRKHGTEEIIYDLPELEEYLEETYGITVYQEQVMLLSQKLANFTKGEADTLRKAMGKKQIDVLNKMYPKFIEGGRKNNLNEERLEKIWNDWKAFAEYAFNKSHSTCYAWIAYQTAYLKANYPAEYMASVMSNNINNTASITMFMEDCKAIGVDVLGPDVNESQYKFSVNEKGQIRFGLGAIKGIGEGPSEAITKTREGGRYKNIYDFFERIPSSQVNKRVGESLIIAGAFDELDSYHRGQYFDIDPAGRTNIERLIRYGQSFQDSKNEMENSLFADFAEEVQIEQPKLLPCAEWPNMHKLNREKEIIGFYLSAHPLDEFKYQFQFMQGVLSKKAVLEEKKEEIVLEEVIPILEKDDSPIEDEVPDIVVSDDGGLEDEIIEEITVKAEPKGNFNFLNLDEVEAFKDLAFPPKTAELFEEKKSWKDKMNEKDNTKEYTVAGLITEYRVADGFRSGEKVAFVMLEDYTGSYSFRLGDRDYMKLKDKLEVQRFVIMKIKYSQGKDGRVFVNVNEVLELKEAFEKFAKSLSVVVPLDSLRQSDIEFFRENIIQNQGEQKLNFFIKNPEDESVLEVVSMQHKININENLLEVIHQINNYEVFLN, from the coding sequence ATGTACTTAGTTTTCGATACAGAAACCACCGGTTTACCCAAAAATTTCAATGCTCCGCTCTCAGATTCAGACAATTGGCCAAGGATGGTTCAGATTGCCTGGCAAATCCACGATGACAATGGAAACCTAATCGAAAACCAAGATTACATCATCAAACCAGAAGGTTATGACATCCCTTTCAACGCGGCGAGAATCCATGGAATCACAACGAAAATTGCGAATGAAGAAGGTCGTGATTTGCAGGAGATTTTGGAAGAATTCTCTAAAGCTCTGGAAAATGTAAGAGTCGTTTCCGGACACAATGTAGAATTTGATTACAACATTGTTGGTGCAGAATTTTTCAGAAAAAACATCAAAGATAATCTTCAGGAAAAGCCAAAAGCCGACACAATGATTTTGGGAACAGATTATTGTAAACTGGAAGGCGGACGAGGCGGAAGATACAAATCTCCGAAGCTTGAAGAACTTTACGAAAAATTATACGGACACAAATTCGATGAAGCGCACAATGCGGCGGCCGATGTGAACGCGACTGCGCAGGTTTTCTTCGAAATGATGAGAATTGGCGTGATTCCAACTGAGGTTTTGAAAATCAGTGAAGCTCAATTAAAAGAATTTCAAACGCTCAATCCAAATCCGATTAAACCTTTCGGAATTGTTATAAGAAGACAAGTCGCAAGTTTCAACAACAAAAAGAAACAAGCCGACATTGCGAATATTGACGAAATTGATTTAGGAAACTATTTCAACTTTGATAATCATACTGTTTTCTCAACTCTGACTGCTACAACGAGCATTAATGACCTTATCAAAAAGGCACAAGACGATAATTTCTCCGCTGTCGGCATTGTTGATATTGGAAATATGATGGGCGCTTTCAAATTTGTTACAGCAGTTGAAGGTGCTAATTCAGCAGTTTCAAAAAAGCATAAGGAATATTTAGCCAAAAAAGCTGAGGCTGAAGAAAAAGGTGAAGAATTCAATGAAGAAGAACCAGACTCCAGCCAACTGATTCCAATTGTGGGTTCAGAATTTTATATTTCGGACAGATACGAGCAAAAGCAATTTACCAAAGATGACCCGGACAGACGGACACAAGTTGTTTTGTTAGCCAAAGATTTCAATGGCTATAAAAATTTGGTTAAACTTTCCAGCATCGGTTTCCAGAAAGGATTTTATTTCGGAGTTCCGAGAATCAGCCGAGAACTGATTGCGCAATACAAAGAAGGTTTGATTGCTTTAACATCAGGAATCAATGGTGATATTCCAAGCACGATTTTGAATATCGGAGAACAGAAAGGGGAAGAATTATTTCAATGGTGGAAAGAGGAATTTGGAGAAGATTTTTATGTTCAAATCCAGAATCACAATCTGCCGGAAGAAGAACATTTGAATGAAGTTTTACTTCAATTCGCTGACAAGTATAATGTGAAAATCTTGGCTCAGAACGAAACATATTACACCAATAAAAGTGATGCAAATATTCAGGATATTTTAGGTTGTATCAAAGACGGAGAAAAATTATCAACGCCTATCGGTAAAGGCTTTGGCAAGAGAAAAGGTTTAACTACAGATGAATATTACATCAAAAATTCGGAAGAACTAAAAGCTGCTTTTCTCGCTTACCCGGATGCTTTTGAAGCTTACGATGAGTTTTTAGCAAAATTCAAACCTTATACTTTGAAACGTGATGTATTGCTCCCTAAGTTTGATATTCCAGCAGAATTCGTTAATCCGGAAGATGACGTCGACGGAGGAAAACGAGGTGAGATGGCTTACTTGACTTATCTGACTTATGAAGGTGCAAACAGAAGATATAAAGAAACGGGAATCACTCCTGAAATTAAAGAACGTTTAGACTTCGAATTAGAAGTTATTGCCAACACAGGTTATCCGGGATATTTCTTGATTGTTCAGGATTTTTGTAATGAAGCAAGAAAGATGGGCGTGTGGGTTGGCCCTGGCCGTGGTTCGGCAGCAGGCTCAGCGGTGGCTTACTGTATCGGAATTACCAATGTCGACCCGATTAAATACGATTTACTTTTCGAGAGATTTTTGAATCCGGAAAGGGTTTCGATGCCCGATATTGATATAGATTTTGATGATGAAGGTCGTGATAAAATCATCAAATGGGTAGTTGAGAAATATGGGCAGGAGCAGGTTGCTCAGATTATCACATATTCAGTTTTAGGAGGAAAATCTGCGATTAAAGATGCGGGGCGAGTTCTGGATGTTTCGATTCCGGAAACCAATATGATTGCGAAATTAATTCCTCCAAGCCCAGGAATGAACATCGCAAAAGCTTTAACAAAATATGATAAACTGAAGCCAGAAGACCAACAGCTGGTGGATGAGATGAAAGCCATTCTCAGCGACCAAAACGACTCCAGATTTTCCGTTTTGGATAGCGCCAAAAAGATGGAAGGCTGCATCAGAAACACCGGAATCCACGCTTGTGGTGTAATCATTACGCCAGAGCCAGTGAGCAATCTGGTTCCTATTACGATTGCTGCGAAAGATGCAGAGATTTTGGTTTCTCAATTCGACAACTCAGTGGCAGAAGATGCAGGTCTTTTGAAAATGGATTTCTTAGGATTAAGAACTTTAACCATCATAAAAGATGCAGTAAAATTAGTTAAAGAACGTCACGGAATTGACATTGACCCAGATGAAATCCCACTTGACGATGCGAAAACTTATCAATTATTCAAAGACGGACGAACCATCGGGATTTTCCAATATGAAAGTCCAGGAATGCAAAAATATATGCGCGAACTGAAACCAACAGTTTTCGCCGATTTGATTGCAATGAACGCTTTGTATCGTCCAGGCCCGATAAAATATATTCCGAATTTCATCAACAGAAAACACGGAACCGAAGAAATTATTTACGATTTACCGGAACTTGAAGAATATTTGGAAGAAACTTACGGAATTACGGTTTATCAGGAACAGGTAATGCTCCTGTCTCAGAAACTCGCCAATTTTACAAAAGGTGAAGCCGATACGTTGAGAAAAGCGATGGGTAAAAAGCAGATTGATGTACTGAATAAAATGTATCCAAAATTCATAGAAGGTGGAAGAAAAAATAACCTGAATGAAGAACGATTGGAGAAAATCTGGAATGACTGGAAAGCCTTTGCAGAATACGCTTTCAACAAATCCCACTCCACTTGTTATGCCTGGATCGCTTACCAAACAGCCTATTTGAAAGCTAATTATCCCGCTGAATATATGGCAAGTGTAATGAGTAACAACATCAACAATACAGCTTCTATCACAATGTTTATGGAAGATTGCAAGGCTATTGGTGTAGATGTTTTGGGACCAGACGTGAATGAATCTCAGTACAAATTTTCTGTAAATGAAAAAGGTCAAATTCGATTTGGTCTCGGTGCAATCAAAGGAATTGGCGAAGGTCCAAGTGAAGCGATTACCAAAACGAGAGAAGGTGGCCGTTATAAAAATATTTATGATTTTTTTGAGAGAATTCCGTCATCACAGGTCAATAAGAGAGTTGGGGAAAGTTTAATTATTGCTGGTGCTTTTGACGAATTGGATTCTTATCATCGTGGTCAATATTTTGACATCGACCCAGCCGGAAGAACTAATATCGAAAGATTGATCCGCTATGGACAAAGTTTCCAGGATAGTAAAAATGAAATGGAAAATTCTTTGTTTGCAGATTTTGCGGAGGAAGTTCAAATTGAACAACCTAAACTTTTGCCCTGTGCGGAATGGCCAAATATGCATAAACTCAATAGAGAAAAAGAGATTATCGGTTTCTATCTTTCTGCACATCCTTTGGATGAGTTCAAATATCAATTCCAATTTATGCAAGGTGTTCTTTCCAAAAAAGCAGTTTTGGAAGAGAAAAAGGAAGAAATCGTTTTGGAAGAAGTGATTCCGATTCTTGAAAAAGATGACAGTCCTATTGAGGATGAAGTTCCGGACATTGTTGTTTCTGATGATGGTGGTTTAGAGGATGAAATCATTGAAGAAATCACTGTAAAAGCTGAGCCAAAAGGAAATTTCAATTTCTTGAATCTGGATGAAGTAGAAGCTTTTAAAGATTTGGCTTTCCCTCCAAAAACGGCGGAGTTGTTTGAGGAAAAGAAAAGCTGGAAAGACAAAATGAATGAAAAAGACAACACCAAAGAATATACAGTTGCCGGACTAATCACAGAATATCGTGTGGCAGACGGTTTCCGGAGTGGCGAAAAAGTAGCTTTCGTAATGTTGGAAGATTACACTGGCTCCTACTCTTTCCGATTAGGCGACCGAGATTATATGAAACTGAAAGATAAATTGGAGGTTCAGCGATTCGTGATTATGAAAATCAAATATTCTCAAGGAAAAGATGGTCGTGTTTTCGTGAATGTGAATGAAGTTCTGGAATTGAAAGAAGCTTTTGAAAAATTTGCTAAAAGTTTGTCTGTTGTAGTTCCATTGGATTCATTACGACAATCTGACATTGAGTTTTTCAGAGAAAATATCATTCAAAATCAAGGCGAGCAAAAGCTTAATTTCTTTATCAAAAATCCGGAAGACGAATCTGTATTAGAAGTTGTTTCTATGCAGCACAAGATTAATATTAATGAAAATCTATTGGAAGTAATTCATCAAATTAATAATTATGAAGTTTTTTTGAATTAA